One segment of Haloplanus natans DSM 17983 DNA contains the following:
- a CDS encoding alpha/beta hydrolase — translation MTDRAPELHPEAATILDRVDLPPTHALSVAGAREALRDLLVDDDLTVRDLSIPGPEGPTTPLSVRAYTPAEASEAPGDGGERPVLVYFHGGGWVRGDLDTHDGLCRLLAEAADCVVVSADYRRAPEHPFPTPVHDAYAATAWAAEHADIVGGDPDRIAVGGDSAGGNLAAVVTLLARERGGPELSHQVLLYPVTDFDLDTDSYHENASGYLLSRASMRWYWDRYLDDAVDGANPYASPLRAPDLSGLPSATVVTAGYDPLRDEGAAYADRLREAAVPVTHANYPGMVHVFASFPELERARDARETIAENLDAAFAR, via the coding sequence ATGACCGACCGCGCGCCCGAACTCCACCCCGAGGCGGCGACGATTCTCGACCGGGTCGACCTCCCGCCGACCCACGCGCTATCCGTCGCGGGCGCCCGCGAGGCGCTCCGGGACCTGCTGGTGGACGACGACCTGACGGTTCGTGACCTGTCGATTCCGGGGCCGGAGGGGCCGACGACGCCGCTTTCGGTGCGGGCGTACACGCCGGCCGAGGCGTCGGAGGCCCCCGGCGACGGCGGCGAGCGCCCCGTCCTCGTCTACTTCCACGGCGGTGGCTGGGTGCGCGGCGACCTAGACACCCACGACGGCCTCTGTCGACTGCTTGCCGAGGCGGCCGACTGCGTCGTCGTCTCGGCCGACTACCGGCGCGCACCGGAGCACCCGTTCCCGACACCGGTCCACGACGCCTACGCGGCGACGGCGTGGGCCGCGGAGCACGCGGACATCGTCGGCGGCGACCCGGATCGGATCGCGGTCGGCGGCGACAGCGCCGGCGGCAACCTCGCGGCGGTGGTGACGCTTCTCGCGCGGGAGCGCGGCGGCCCCGAACTCTCCCATCAGGTGCTTCTCTACCCGGTGACGGACTTCGACCTTGACACCGACTCCTACCACGAGAACGCGTCGGGCTACCTGCTCTCGCGGGCGAGCATGCGCTGGTACTGGGACCGGTATCTCGACGACGCGGTGGATGGCGCCAACCCCTACGCGTCGCCGCTTCGGGCGCCCGATCTCTCCGGCCTGCCGTCGGCGACGGTCGTGACGGCGGGGTACGACCCCCTGCGGGACGAGGGGGCGGCGTACGCGGACCGCCTGCGTGAGGCGGCCGTGCCGGTCACGCACGCGAACTACCCGGGGATGGTGCACGTCTTCGCCTCGTTCCCGGAGCTAGAGCGGGCGCGGGACGCACGGGAGACGATCGCGGAGAATCTGGACGCCGCGTTCGCTCGGTGA